The Streptomyces taklimakanensis nucleotide sequence GGGGTAGGGCAGGTCGTCCACCCAGCGGGGGCGCGACATCAGCGCACCGCAGCCCAGCCTCGTCCAGCGCGCCATGTCCGCGAGGGAGGCGGTGAACAGCTCCATGCCCTTCCGCTGCTTGTCCGACCGGACGAGCTGGCCCGGGTGGGTGGGGTCGAGGTAGACGACGCCGGCCACCCGGTCGCCGAGCCGCGCCGCCGCCCGCCGGTTCAGGTCCGCGCCCAGGGAGTGCCCGACGAGCACCACCTTGCGGTCCTTCGGCAGGGCCTGGAGGATCAGGTCCTCCAGGTCGTCCACGGACTCCTGCAGGGTGTAGGGAGCCTCCCGCACACGACGGCTGGGACCGTAGCCCGCACGGGCATAGGTCACCACCGGCTGGCCCAGGTCGAAGGCCAACCGCTCGACCATCCAGGCGAAGTGCTCGGGGGTCGAGGCGAGACCGTGGTTGAAGACGACGACCGGACGGTCGTCGAGGTCCCGGCCGCCGGTGTCGTACTGCAGCACGTTGCCGCACCGGGTGGTGACGGTGCGGGACATCGGCCACCCGGCCACGGCACGGGCACGCTGCTGCGTCGCCAGCACGGCCGCCCCGGTGACGCCGCCGGCCAACAGCACCAGAGCCGTCTTGACCATCCGGTCGTCCCGACCGGCGACCGCGGGGAGTTCCCGCGGCGCGGCCGTGTAGGCGATCATCGGATGCATCGCGGGGAACGCGGTCATGAACCGGCCCAGGCCCATGACGAAGGCGTTGACGACGTGGAAGCTCCCCGCCGCTCCGATCAACGGTCGGGTCAGGCGGCCACCGGCCAGGTAGACGACGGGAAAGAGGCACTCCATCGCCAGGACCGCGTGCTGGGTGACCTTGCTGGCCCGGGGATAGCGCTGCGTCAGGCGGTACGCGCGCTCGAAGCCGTAGGTGCGGGTCCGCATCACACCGGGCAGGGCCGAGCCGTCGCGCCACTTCGTCCCCGCCATCTTCGTCCAGCCGGACGCGGCGTAGGACATGTTGGCCTGGAGCGCCAGATACCACATCAGGGCGTCCTTGACCTGCGGGCTGCTCGCCAGTCGGGCGAGGCCGGTGACCGCCTGCACCTGCGTGGCGACCTGGTCCGAGCCGTCCGAGCCGTAGCGGTGACGGGCCTGGAGGAGTGTGGTGGTGGCTCCCAGGTAGAGGTTGCCCACCCCCCGCCACCGGCTGTTCCCCGGCAGGAGCATCCCCAGACTGCACGCTACGCGCGTCGCGTGCAGGGCCAGGGTGGTCCGTCTACCGCTCACGACGTCGGTGAGCTTCTGGATGGCCGGAACCTTGCTCTCCGGGGTCTGTCTCATGATCTCCCAGTCGTTGAGACCACCCGGACCCAGATTGCGGTGCTGATGAAGGTATTCCAGGGAAGAAGAGAGACTGGAAAGGGCCGCGAGGCGTTCCGATATGCCTATTGCGCGGTCCCTGGAAACTGGAATAGGGGAGAACAACGCAGACGAAATCTTCTTTATCATCCTCATACCGGAGCTTTCCTTCGCGTCGACCCGGCTGCGGGTAGGGTTGAGAGGACTGTCGGGCCGCGATTCCGGCGCGGCCCGACAGCTCTCACCACTCCCGGGGGCAGCCCCCGGGAGGCTCTCTCAGAATCCCGCAGGACTCCTCAACTGGTGGCGCTCGTCCAGCGGGACGGGTCAGCCGGCGGTACGGCCGGCCTCGTACGCCTGGACGGTGACCCACGCGGCGCCGGCGCCGCCGGCGAAGCCCACGCCGAAGGCGACCAGGCCCGGAGTGGCCTGGACGGGCATCATCGCGCCGAACTCACCGCCGGTCTCGTCCGTCAGCTCCTCGGGGGTGAGGGCGGCGACACTCTCGACGATC carries:
- a CDS encoding alpha/beta fold hydrolase translates to MRQTPESKVPAIQKLTDVVSGRRTTLALHATRVACSLGMLLPGNSRWRGVGNLYLGATTTLLQARHRYGSDGSDQVATQVQAVTGLARLASSPQVKDALMWYLALQANMSYAASGWTKMAGTKWRDGSALPGVMRTRTYGFERAYRLTQRYPRASKVTQHAVLAMECLFPVVYLAGGRLTRPLIGAAGSFHVVNAFVMGLGRFMTAFPAMHPMIAYTAAPRELPAVAGRDDRMVKTALVLLAGGVTGAAVLATQQRARAVAGWPMSRTVTTRCGNVLQYDTGGRDLDDRPVVVFNHGLASTPEHFAWMVERLAFDLGQPVVTYARAGYGPSRRVREAPYTLQESVDDLEDLILQALPKDRKVVLVGHSLGADLNRRAAARLGDRVAGVVYLDPTHPGQLVRSDKQRKGMELFTASLADMARWTRLGCGALMSRPRWVDDLPYPYRQKVFALYTDSRLWTAAKREWEVVREEFDSFDEELTPVPAPGLVVAAQVTVDMDQEQLLMYHDIARSHQAAGRHGDVTVVERAGHDTILTDARHARTAADLIASFVDRHCVPRPEPETVAPAGDIDGKAGEEK